Part of the Lagenorhynchus albirostris chromosome 19, mLagAlb1.1, whole genome shotgun sequence genome, TCCTGGAGATATATCTTATGGGCTCAGTGTTGTATGTTGTCTCGTTTTCCACCCTTTGTGCTAATTTCTCAGAGTAGACTGGCAAGAGGAGTTTGTTGAATTGTGGTATAGCCATACCCTGCTCAGTTTTGTTGACTGTGAACAAAAAGAGTTGCTGCCTTCAGTAGCTGGTCTCTCCAGGATTCACGCCTTATCTTGTATTTTCTTGTGTGGACAATCTCAACTCCTTCGGATCTTTGGATTATACTTAGTGGTACCGAGATCCTCCTGTGTGTAGTTTGCCTCCATAAAGATGGCCTGGAGACTTTGAGCTCCATGATGGGGCTGTGCCTTAATGGAGTTCACATTCTAGCCAGTGTTTGTTTGTAAGCTGGGGTCTTGCATCAGTCTCTGGGGCATCCGTTCTCAACCGTTTAGAGTCTGGTATATAAACTGTGAACTCACTCCCCTGAACAATTAGACAGTTCACAGCCTCCAGgttagaaatttcttttcttttcttctctttttttaataattaattatatatataattttttttaataaatttatttattttttggctgcgttgggttttcattactggacacagcctttctctagttgcggtgatcgGGGTCTATtcttgcggtgcatgggcctctcgtTGCAGtgtcttcttttgttgtggagcacgggctctaggcacacgggcttcagtagttgtggctcctgggctctagagtgcaggctcagtagttgtggagcacaggctcagttgatccacggcatgtgggatcttcccggaccggggcacgaacccgtgtcccctgcatcagcaggcagactctgaaccactgcaccaccagggaagcccctacagtgATGCTTTTAACATGGAAAGTCCATCCAATTGTCTTGATCCCCACAATAATTTATAGGATGACTCATTCCAGGGAATCAGAAACTAAAATAGTCTCCTAAAAAGAACTAAGAGTAATTTACCTGAGGAGGCTTCAGGTAGAGTGAGACAAGAGAGGAGGCTCACCTGTAAAGGGTGTCTCCCCTGTAGCCCTACCTGGACATTCACAAGTATCTGGTACTTGGAGACATGGGCACACAGTCCACCTTGACAGGACTTTTGGTGGGTTCCATAGGTCACCCAGGCTTGCCTAAGTGCAGGATTTACAGACAGAGGTTAATGTAGACCGTGGTTTTTCCCAGGACCTAGTTAATGTACacaagctgtgtgtgtgtatgtgtcaggAGTGGGATTTGAAACAGCTCTTATTTTGCCACTCAGTTTATATGTGCTGTGACTTAAGACTCTTGGGTTAGTTGGAGAACTCAGTACCTCTTTGTTTCAGAGTTTGGATCCCTGAAGTCTTCTGTATATAACAAATGGATTGTTATACAAGAAAGAGCTTTGTCAGCTATAAAGCCCTGTGTAGAGtaaggtgatggtggtggttatCATGGTACCAGGAATTGCAGTCCTTGGTTTCTTGGcttccttttataattttgagCAAAACACTTTGTCTTCTCATCCACAGAATGGGGGAAATTTTACTCTTGGTGTGTCTGTTGCTATTCCACAACcacttctgtgtatgtgtgtgtttaagtaGAACCATTTCTGAAATGTATTAGGCAAAGTCAGGGTTGAAAGATTCTTCCCAACAAAGAAACTTCTGGCaaatcaggtttttttctttctcccacttGCCTGGTTTGTCTCTTTTGAGTGTTAGTGGGTCTGGTGTTTGTAGAATTAGGGAGTTAAAAGTTAGTGTGTGCTTTGCTCTTGGCTCTTTTATAGAGTGATCTTCAGGTCCAGTCTCAGGTTGGGGGTTACCATTgagaagtactttttttttttaatatattttatttttatttattatttttggttgtgttgggtcttcattgctgcatgcgggctttctctagttgcagtgtacaggcttctcattgcggtggcttctcgctgtggagcacaggctctagagcacaggcttcaatagatgcagcacatgggcttagtagttgtggcttgtgggctctagagcacaggctcagtagttgtggcgcacggccttagttgctccgtggcatgtgggattttcccggatcagggcttgaacccatgtcccctgcattggcaggcagattcttaaccactgcgccacaagagaagccccaagaagtacttttttttttttttttttttttttttttttggtacgcaggcctctcactgctgtggcctctcccattgcagagcacaggccccagacgcgcaggctcagcggccacggctcatgggcccagccgcttcacggcatgtgggatcctcccggaccggggcacaaacctgcgtcccctgcatcggcaggcagactctcaaccactgcgccaccagggaagccccccgagaAGTACTTCTTAACGTAAATCCTTGTATCTTGTCAGGACCTGGAAAGTGGCAAGCGATAATAGCACCCATTTATATATTTCCGTAGCACCTGTGCTGCTGTTTATTGTACCACAGTTGTGATGGTCTGATTGGAATCTTCATGCCATAAGCCCCAGTGTGGGCAGAGACTGCACCTATTTTGCTCGCCATTGTTTCCTCAGCATCTAGCAAAGTGTCCTAGCCCATGGTGTCAATGACTGAGTATTTGCTGAGTCAGTGAATGACTTTTCTAGAGCTCTGTATCACTTTTGTGGGATTGAGTGAATCTCTCGCATTATTTTGAGTAGATAGTGATCTCTTCTAGCATCTCAGGTCCTGGTGACCTGGTACTTCAGCTTACATGCAGTCTTTCCCCTCAGCCAAACCTGATAATGCAGCGTGCAGCCACTGGCCTCTCTAGGGCTCCCGGGACCCTGGGCTGCAGGGTCATAGGCGCTAACTGGGAACTTGACCACCTGTACCTTGTTCTCTCCAGGTTGTGGACCCGGCTTATTAGCAGATGCCAAGATGCGGGTATTTGAACGCTCAGTGTATTTTGGCGATTCCTGCCAAGATGTTCTTAGCATGCTTGGCTCTCCACACAAGGTCTTCTACAAGTCAGAAGACAAGGTAGGGAAAATGTGTTTATAAAGTGAATAGgtggtgtctctctctctctctctcttttttttaatcaactttaaCTTAATACTGAGTAAATGTAAACTGCTGTTTTCCCATAGGACCTGCTGTATTAAAGCTGATGGAAAAGTAAATTGAAAGCTCTTTTCCGACCCCTGTTGGTCAGATTGTTGTGCCTTTCCTTGGAGACCAAGGCGCAGTCTATAGTCAACCAAAGCTGGCTGGGTTGTTTGGCACGAGCATGTGGGACTCCCACACTCTTGCTTCCCCAACAGATTAACGTTATACAAGAAACACAATTTGTAGACTCATTTAATCCAAGAATTAAATGTATTAAGGGGTTGGATTTtaattcattgttattttttccccaacAGATGAAGATTCATTCTCCTTCTCCTCATAAGCAAGTTCCATCGAAGTGCAATGACTACTTTTTTAACTACTTCACTCTCGGAGTGGTAAGTTGTGATTCCTTAGAGAAGCGTTCCATTTCTGTGGGAGTGTGCAGTGCCCCTGGGCATACCTGTGTGCATACATGCAGCTTTCACCATGCCTGGCTGCAGGAAACCTCGCCCTAGCTGGCTTTACCAGGGTCGTCTTGCATTGGCATTGGTACCCCCAAAGTAGACCTTTCCTGTCACCACCATTGTTGAGAAACACTGGGTTCTCTggtatgtcttcatttcttttctgagaGAAACATGCTCCACAAGTAGAGGCTGCAGGAGTCATTCAGGTTAAGATATTTTGGGAACTGCTGTTTTGTAGAGCATAGGACCCTCTTCTGGAGCCAAAAAACAAGTAGACAAAAAAGGCTTAAAGTCTGGGAGTGTGCTCGTGTATTTTTAGGGGATCGCCCCAGAGGCATTGCTGCGGCCCTGTGCTCTGGACGTACGGTGCTGAATGGAGCTGTGGCCATCAGTGCTGACAGTCCAGCTGGtagatgtgtgtgtgagagaaatgATAGTGTAAAGAAAACTGCACCAGCAGGATAGAGCTCAGAGGGCAGGGCTATCCTGGATATTGGGTTTTCTAACCTTTCAGCTTTCTAGGGCCTGGGACCCTGAAGCAGCAAAGAAATGGTACACtccagagagggagaaaggaggaggactGGGTCTGCCAGTGTGGAAAAGACCAAAGAGGAGCCGGGAGTAGCAGGGGAGAGGCAATGGGATCATAAACTCTTGAGGGTAGGATGGTGGCAGGAGGGAATGGCACTGTTGTAAGctgaacctctttttttttttttaatgtttattttatttatttatttggttgcactgggtcttagctgcagcaggcagactccatagttgcagctcgccagctcctttagttgcagcacgtgtgcTTCTTAGTTGgggctcaccggctccttagttgtggcaggcgggcttcttagttgcagcatgcatgtgagatctagttccctgaccagggatcgaacccgggccccctgcattgggagcgtggagtcttaaccactgcgccaccagggaagtcccaagctgaACCTCTTTTTGAGTTCAAGGGCCAGTGATGATAGGTGTCAGGGAAGATGGAGCGAATGGACCAGCCCTGATGGGACATGGTGTGGCTATTGGTGGAGGGCTGGAGTCAGGGGTAACCCTGGGGTCTCAGGCAGAACAGCTGACAGGATGTGAACCTGAGAAGGGTGTGGCGGGGTACGAAGAGGTGTTTGATAGGCAGTGTCAAATCCAGGTCTGAGTCCTGGCTAGAGGCTAGCCTTTACTTCAGTTCCAAGGGTTGCTGACTCCCACAGAGAGGGCCTGTGGAAGCCAGAAGGGTCTGGCAGGTCATGGCATTCAGAATAGCCAGGTGCCTTGAGTCCCTTGAGAGTCAGGTGGCCCCTGAATCTTCTTGTTAGCCTGTAAGCCAAAATCTGTgcttggttacttttttttttttttttttttttttgcggtacgcgggcctctcactgttgtggcctctcctgttgcggagcacaggctccagacgcacaggctcagtggccatggctcacagtcccagccgctccgcggcatgtgggatcttcccggaccggggtacgaacccgtgtcccctgcattggcaggcggactctcaaccactgcgccaccagggaagccctttttaacatcttttaaaaaatatggaacactttacgaatttgcatgtcatccttgtgcaggggccatgctaatcttctctgtatcgttccaactttagtatatgtgctgctgaagcaagCACTCGGTTACATTTTTTATCAGGTGTTTTTGGTCAGGAAAGATATCCCTGACCGTGTTTGAGTTCCCAAGCAGTGGGAGCTGTAGTCCCTTGTGCCTTTTGGGCCTACTGGTACAAGGTTTGGAATGACGAGGCCTATAGATGGTTCGGTGTATGTCGTCATCCCTTCGCACTCAGCCTCAGCTGTCCCCTTGATTGTTATTTGGGAGAAAGCTGTTCCCCAAGGGCATCCCCATTGTGGAGTGGGTGTCTCTAAGTTGGACATGCCCTCGAaagccccctgccctgcctcagTAACTTTCCCCACTTGGGCATCCTTGTTTTCTATCCCAGGACATCCTCTTTGATGCGAATACACACAAAGTGAAGAAATTTGTCCTACACACCAATTACCCTGgacattataattttaatatgtgaGTATACCTGTACCTGCCCCTCCAGGAAAGAGAGCTTGTGGCTTTGGATGTTTGCTATTTCATGGAAAGCAAACATTTCCTGAGTGTTGGCTCTGTTCCTGGTATAGTACCCATTTCcttatatctctccatttatgcccattttacaaatagggaAATAGATTCAGAAAGCTTGGCCTCTTATCTGAGGTGATAGGGTCTTCAGAGCCCCCAAGCTGTGCCCTTTTTGGTTTGACTCCAGTGCCCAGATCTGGCCTCTCCCAGGGAACACTGTGTCAGGCCCAGAGCCAGGGCTTTGGGCAAGTGTGCTTGATCCTGTTTTTCCTGGGGTGCAGAGTTGAGATGTGGGGGTGGTCAAGGCCTCCCAAGGGGTTCAGCCTTTACCCATctgccttctttctctagttatcACCGCTGTGAGTTCAAGATCCCACTAACCGTAAAGAGAGGTGAGTAGTCAGTGTCCTCAGGGTAAGGAAAGGATTTTAGAATCAATCTCTCATGATGAGAAGAGATTGATCCACGCAGAGAGGGTGGCAGTGGTTGGGTTTGTGGCGTCTTTGCCCACCTGCTCCTGCCCATAGCCTCAGCTCCTCTGGGTTGGGCTCTGTGTTCTGGGGGCCACAGTGTTCTTCGTCTGTAGTCTCCTGGAGGCCCTCAAGGTCTTATCCTGTGACCATGGGATTGCTGGTTTCCAAACTTCAATCCCAGTGCATAGGGTGGCTAGGGCTGGGGTCACAGGTGGGCTGAGACATCTACCTGAGCAGGTGTGGAACTGAATCCGGGCCAGGCCAGATACCAACCACCCTGTGTTGTCTTTTCAGAAAACACAGATGGTCAGACAGAAACATGCACGACCTACAGCAAGGTAAGCTCCTATTTTCCCACCTGATGCAGTCTGAAAATGAGGTAGGCATGAGTCTGCCAGCAGTCTGGGTTCCCATGTCCTTTGGGCCAGCCATTTGTCACGGGTAGGGTCGGGTCCCTGCTAATCCCTGTCACCCGCATCCCTCTTACAGTGGGACAAcatccaggacctcctgggcCACCCTGTGGAGAAGCCTGTTGTCCTGCACAGGTGAGCGGGAGGTTGCTGCCTCTGATCACCCCATCCGGGTCCTCACAGCCCAGAAGGCCCAGGGAGCCCTAGCAGTGGGTATGGCTTAATGACAGAAACGACAAACTTCTGATGTTGCCACAAACATGCTTCCTGCTGCAACCCTGCGTGTTAGGACTAGGCCAGCTGTTCTGCATGTTTACTCACACCAGAGAGGCTGCCCCTTGGGATAGCTCCCCCCTCTCCCACCTATCTCCAGGTATGGGAACCTTTTTGCCTCTAGTTATTCAGAAAGGGAGGCAGTTTTGACTAGCTGCCCTGGGCCCCCTTTTCCCTATCAAAGCTGCAACCTGCTTTAGTTCACAGCCCAATACCTGGTTGCATCCTGCCTGACGTTCCCTCTCCCTCCTGACTTTGCACCACTCCAGTCCAACTGCATGTTAACTTTCTGTGCCAGCTGGACTATGTAGGATTTGGTGCTTGAATGAGGCCCATCACTATGCCTAGGACCTCAAGGGCCTGTGTGGGAAACACTCACAGCCATGAGGGACCACTGGCTAATAGCCCCCATCCCAAAAGGAACTGGATGCCCTGCCTGGCCTTGGCCTCTGTCTGCCCCTCTAACTGTGGCTTCCCCGGCCTCAGGTCCTCCTCCCCAAACAACACCAACCCATTTGGCTCCACGTTCTGCTTTGGTCTTCAGCGGATGATCTTTGAGGTAAGCCCTGGGGGTTGAGTGGCCGGTGGTCATGGCGAGGACAGGCAAGTGATTGAGAGGGAGATTGGGGAGGGCCTGAGGGCCCTGCTGGGCAGGTTAATCCAACAAGATGAGAGGAAATGGGGATACcacatttatatttgaaaatgtgaGTACAATAGGAAAGGTAACCACAGAGCAAGTGGGGCTCAGTCCGGGTGTGTTGGGGGCCTTTAAATGCCATGTGAATGAACGTGCTGTGGGATGAGTGGCTATAGAGGCCCCACTGGCTTGGGAGAAGAATGGGCTGCCCCTGTTTTCCCATCTGGATGCCATACCTTCAGCAGACCTCTAGCAGTTCCAAAAGGACTGGACAAATGGGTGTGGTGAAGTTTATATATCCCAGAGAAACAGGCAGACACAGGAGCAGAGATGACCCCCTTAGCATGAGTTGGGGGGTGTTGAGGGGTCAGTCCAGCCCCGTGTGCAGGTGGGTTGCACACACAACCTCCAGCCCCTGTGCACAGGAGCtgcctcaagtcccttctcttcAGTCACAGCACAGGACTGATGCCACTGCCGGTTTTTGTGGGTCTGATTGCCTGCTCTGCTTACATCCCTTCAACTCCTCCCCCTTGATTCGCTGTCCTCTTCTCATAACAGGTCATGCAGAACAACCACATTGCCTCAGTGACCCTTTATGGCCCCCCCAGGCCTGGTGCCCACCTGAGAACCGTGGAACTCCCCTAGGAACATCACCACCCATGCCCCTCTGCCCCATGGAACTGTGTATCGCATCCTGTTCAGCAGGCCACCCTGTGGGTTTTCTTGGACACCTTGCCAGTGTGGAAGGGCTGTTGTGATATTTTGAGGTGGGGCTCAGGCTGGGTGCTCTGCCATGGGGTGAGAGGCCCAAATATTCTTCTGTGCGATCTCAGCCTGCTGGTGCCAACAGGGGACACAGACTgcaaagagaagcacaaactctGAGCCTTGATACCTGGACCCAGGAGCTCTCGACTAACGTGTAAGGAGACAGGGTTCTGTCTCCCCTGTCCCTGACACATTGGGAAAACTTGGGGCTCTTTCTCTGgctgaggacacaggcacccaGACAAGGACAGGGTCCTGCCTTTGGCCCAACATTGCCACATGACCCTTAAGGCAAGCAGGTAGCATGTCCGTAGTACTTGGTTGCAACTTTTGCACTACATCCACTTTAGTTACTTGATGAGCTGGCTGTGGCCAAGGTGGCCCACTTGCCCTTCCCTGTTTCTTTCTTGCACGTGCTCCCTGCCAGGCCCAGTAGGCACACCCAACTGGTTGAAACACAACTTTCTACCATCAAGGTACGTGCCCAGGCCTGGTTCCCACCCCTCTTGGAGCCAGCCTTCAAGGCCGCCTGTTCCCCTACTCTGCCCCAACCTGGCTGGCAGGGCTGCATGTTTCCATCCTGTTTGCCTCTTTGTTTTAATGCCAAAGTTTTAGCCAAAgacatcttccttctttttttgtgtttcagcaTTCTGTTCTGCACTGTGGGCTTGGCCCCCCTGCCTCAGCTCTGGGCAGTGTCCCCTGGCCGGGCCCATTCGCGGCTCAAGGCCCCTGGGGCTCATGGAGGGCTGGGCTGCTCAGTCTCTTCGTGGGACTTGCTAAGGAAAGTAGCatatgtgctttaaaaatattaatccttttgaaaagaattgagaagagaaatgtataattttatcccatttttaatattttggtctAGCAACTTGTGATACATAGATGACAATTTTGTGAGTTTTTCAAATGTGTGTACAGATTTTTGTAAATATGACTCTTTTGTAATTAACTCATGTACAGCCTCATCCTGTATAGTTTAACAATGAATGTGCAGGGGACCTGCCCTGGGCGCCTGTGTGGTGCCTGGGCCTACAGCCAGGCTTGTGTGGCGTTCCCATGACTTTGTGACTGGTGTCTTCCCGTGTGGACTGTGGCCTGGCCAGAGACTCTCACACATCCCACTGTGGGGCAGCCAGGACTGTTCCCATCTTCCTAGCATGGGGGAACCTTCCTCATGCCCTGCCCATACCCCTCCTCCAATAAAGACCTATGCCCTCCACGACAGCTCCCCATGTGCTGTTGCTGGGATGTTTATACTAAAATGAGCGTGGAGGCGTTGATTTTTTTGAGAAAGGGGGTGGTTGAAGAATATGGGGAAACTTACAGCTGGAGGAGTCCTCTTAGAAAAAGGTTCCTTGGCTCCTCTGAAGGgggtagcacaggctccagtgaGAGAATGGCACAGTTGTGTGGGTGTAGGTGGGTAGCTGGATATGGGGGAAGACTAGGTAGGACAATGCGCTCAGTCCCTGTGTGTCTCCATCCCTAATGTTCCAGCTAGCCCAGGGCTCAGGAGGGCTTGGCCCCAGGAAAGCAGATCTAAAGACCTAGACGTGGCTAAGAATGCAGTTTGAAGGGGCAAATAGGAAGCAAAACGCCTACTTTCAGATTGAGTTGTGGCAGAATGGCTGCCGGTTCCATGAGGACTGAGGCCAGGCCCCTACCCATCCCTGTGGGGTCCAGCCTTGAGAAACATCTGCATTTGTTGGCCTCACTCTAGGGGTTCCAAACTAAGAAGTATGGTCAGATTCCATGAGCctctgccacccccacccccacccacatcCCTACTAGGAGGACCAAGCACGTTCACCTGCTTGGCAAAGAGCCTGGTTCTCCACCACCTCAGCCCTGGCTGTCTCAAAGGGCCACCATTAGATTGGTTCCAGATCACCTCCCAATAGGGTGTGTCAGCAGGAACCAACCTCAATCTTCACTCCCTGGGACCTTCTGGAGGAAGACACCTGGATGCCCCTTTCTGGGGAAGAACCACATACACAGCACTAATCCGCCTGGGAAACCTACCCTTCAA contains:
- the PHAF1 gene encoding phagosome assembly factor 1 isoform X2; this encodes MLDLEVVPERSLGNEQWEFALGMPLAQAVAILQKHCRIIKNVQVLYSEQVIEVYDLTKVKLKYCGVHFNSQAIAPTIEQIDQSFGATHPGVYNSAEQLFHLNFRGLSFSFQLDSWTEAPKYEPNFAHGLASLQIPHGATVKRMYIYSGNSLQDTKAPAMPLSCFLGNVYAESVDVLRDGTGPSGLRLRLLAAGCGPGLLADAKMRVFERSVYFGDSCQDVLSMLGSPHKVFYKSEDKMKIHSPSPHKQVPSKCNDYFFNYFTLGVDILFDANTHKVKKFVLHTNYPGHYNFNIYHRCEFKIPLTVKRENTDGQTETCTTYSKWDNIQDLLGHPVEKPVVLHRSSSPNNTNPFGSTFCFGLQRMIFEVMQNNHIASVTLYGPPRPGAHLRTVELP
- the PHAF1 gene encoding phagosome assembly factor 1 isoform X3; this translates as MSRFSTVNSGVHFNSQAIAPTIEQIDQSFGATHPGVYNSAEQLFHLNFRGLSFSFQLDSWTEAPKYEPNFAHGLASLQIPHGATVKRMYIYSGNSLQDTKAPAMPLSCFLGNVYAESVDVLRDGTGPSGLRLRLLAAGCGPGLLADAKMRVFERSVYFGDSCQDVLSMLGSPHKVFYKSEDKMKIHSPSPHKQVPSKCNDYFFNYFTLGVDILFDANTHKVKKFVLHTNYPGHYNFNIYHRCEFKIPLTVKRENTDGQTETCTTYSKWDNIQDLLGHPVEKPVVLHRSSSPNNTNPFGSTFCFGLQRMIFEVMQNNHIASVTLYGPPRPGAHLRTVELP